Genomic segment of Populus nigra chromosome 14, ddPopNigr1.1, whole genome shotgun sequence:
TaagaatgattatttttttaaaatattttttatttaaaaatatattaaaaatatattttttaaaattttttaaaatataaaaattattttaaaaaaaaatgtaagtgccattacaaaaacaaaaactaagaagGGATGAGAAAAAgggataaattattttatttagtcctaaggttttaaatgttattataaatTAGTCCTTCATGTTTAAAAACCTTTAACATAGTGGCTTGACTCTTGTTGATCAGTGTCTTGCTTATATATTATCTGGTTTATCCTTCATCCAAAATGTaccatttgatgattttaattccTAGGAAAAAACCGTTCAAAGTTTTTCAAAGACAACGATCAACAAAAGTCAAGGGACTATGTTataggtttttaattaaaaaggactCAGTTATAATTCCTTTCAAGAATCAGatactaaataataatttactatgAGAGAGAAGTATAAATATGCTGTAGGAACAGAACGTGAGGGAAATTCAAAGCAAAGCCAAGCTGTGAAGTTCAGCAATGGCCGAAACAACGGCGGAAATCCCAATTCATTAATGGCCGAAACAAAGGCGGGAGCCCCAATCAACCCGATACCCAtcccttctcttcttctataagccagaaaaataaaaaataattggtggGTTTGATTTAGATTTGCAAAGGAAAGATGAGTTTCTTTGGTTTTAGTGGATCATCACTACATTCTTCTTcaaatgcttcttcttcttcaatggaTTTTTGGTTTCAAAATGAAAGAATGAATTTTGGTTATGGATGGGCTACTCCCTTTGCGCTGCTTGTAATTCTCATTTTCCACTTCTCCAAACgactcttctcttctcctcctcctcctcctcttcctcctcctcctaaaCGAATCCTCGTTTCTTCTTCTCCAGCTTCCACTGCTACTGATATTGGTTCCTCTAATTACAGGTACTTgcttttcttatttagtttgGTCCctctttttttaagatcaaaatgaaatcttttttgcttttgctcttttttttttcttacacggGAATGCTTTGTTTTcgttctttttcatttttgtcaataatttaatgtttgtGTTGGATTGGGGGTTGGTTTAATTGAATCAAAGTCCCAATCTTGGGAGGGTTTTGATTAATGAAATGCAACTTCTGTTATTTGCTACTGTTTATGCAGAATTTCAGAGATTGTTTCAGAAGCTGATTTGAAGTTTTTGATTGAAGTTTTGGATGAGAAGCTAACTGAGAAGGAGAGTGAGAAATGGGAAAATGTTACAAATAAGAGAAACAATCTTCTAGCTTATACCGCCAAATGTTTCAAACCGAAGGTTGTTGCCTTCTACCCCTAATGTTGTACTGTTTTCAATTTCCTAAAGTTTTCTCCTTTTGGTTTGTGGAATATGTCAATAAAGTTCATTTCGAAGTttagtttgttttgtgttttatgaGTTCATTACTTGCGGTAGAAAGGCTGGCTAACCAGTTGATATCTCTTTTAAATTTGGATTGAGTTTTATTGGTGGAGTATGGTTTTAGAGAGAATTGATGTAATATGATGGTGTTTTCTGGTTGTGTATTTGCAGGATGCTCCGATAAAGTACTTGAGTGTGATGGTTTTTGAAAACTGCACCACAGAGGTGCTTAGGGACTTCTACATGGACAATGACTACAGAAATCAATGGGATAAGACCATAGTTGAGCATGAGCAACTTCAGGTGGATAGAACGAATGGAACTGAAATTGGTCACACAATAAAGAAATTTCCACTTTTGACCCCAAGAGAATACGTTTTAGCATGGAGATTGTGGGAAGGAAAAGATAAGACATTCTACTGCTTTATTAAGGTAATCATCTACAGCAACTGGTTTGACAGCATAAGTTAGTTGCTTCTACCTATTGATATGATTGTGCAATATGTTCACCTTCGTGCAAATTATATGGAACAATGAATTTGATTATATGTATTTATCAAGAAATGAAATATCGTTAGCTGGTGGGAAAATAACGGACTAGCAATAACCATTTTTTTGTGGAaaagataacaattataaagtAGATTTTCAATGGTGAATGGTGATTGTTTACTGGCTAGAGCAAATGGGATAATAagctcttaaatttttttaatgcaagaatgtccttttgattttgtttaatttattctgCCATAATGTCtgggaaaataattttatatatgcaATTGGCGATTTAGTTCTCTTCACTCTATTTTTAACTTGATTGTCtaatccttaatttttaatttgatgttgaTGACTATAATTAGGATTGTGAACATCCTTTAGCTGCAAGACAGAAGAAGTTTGTACGAGTGAAGTTCTTTAGATCTGGTTGGAAAATCAGTAAAGGCAATTTCCTGACCTCCCTTTTTGCAGTATTTTTTGTAGTTGCAAGATTGATaaacaagcaaaagaaaaagaaaaaaagagagcataAAGTGTCTTATATTGAgcttttctaatattattttcCGGCCTtcatttgtatatatattttttttattttttttaaataaaccgtATCTTTCTGACATTGCAGTATTgacagcaaaaaagaaaaaaaaaagcatgaaatgTCTCATATTGAGCTTTTCTGACGATGATTCTTGGGCCTTTGTTTTCTTAGTTGTTTGGAATTCAGTATTTTATGCATGTTTTCTTCCAGCATGAAGTGTATAGCGTAGACTGTTACATTTTCTGCTGGAGCTTGAATTATTCTCTATATAGTGAGAAATGGAAGATCATTATATGCTGCTGAAGCTTTACTTATGGAACATAtggatctttctccttttattttcttatttggtaCAGAAAAGATGCATCATCTGGTCTGTGTTTTAGGAGGTTATAagcatgattttcaattttcctGGTCTTTAGTTCTTCCTAAATGAAACAGTTGCTTTTGGATTGTCTATTTACTTGATGTTTTAATTCTTCCTAGATGGAAATAGTTTACTCTTGTACTGATTATTTTGTAATTGCTATCGCTTTAACTTACAGTCCTTGGTAGAAATGCCTGTGAGATCAAAATGTTTCACCAAGAAGATGCTGGTTTGAATGTGGAGATGGCAAAGTTGGCTTTCTCAAGGGGCATATGGAGCTATGTATGCAAGATGAATAATGCACTGCGCAAATACTCTGTGATTAGTCATCCTCAGACAGGTCCAGCTGTCACTGCAGTATCTTTAATCCAGAAGGTGAGGACCGGCATCTTGAAATACTGATGCTTTTAAAGAACATATTCATGACTTAGCACAGCCTATCAATAGAAAGATTGGTGAAGTCAGGTTTCCTTTTTAACATCACACGTAATATATGAAATATGTAGTTTAAAAGAAGTTTCCAAAACCATAGTGAGGAGATAAAATTAATGGCTTTATTAAATTGAGATCATGAAATGTGTGTTAAACTGACTGAGTTTCCAAAACCTTTGGTTGGTGATTAAACTGCTACACATTAGCGAGGAGATGATAATACTGGCTTTATTATATTGAGATCATCAAGTATGTGTTTCCTCTTTTGGCACAGGTTCCACCTGAACTAGAAACAATGAACAGTCTTGTGGATACTCAGGCAACTCTGACATTGACTGCCCCACCGGGATTAGTTACTGGTGAAGCCAAAGAGAAGAAATTCCCAAGGCCATCTAGGAAAATTATAGGAAATGGTCTGCTTCTTCTAGGGGGTATCATCTGCCTGTCTCGTGGGCGCTCTAGCCTATGTGCTAAAGTTGCCATGGCATATATCCTGACAAAGCTGAGAAAACGTGATGAGTCGTCAAGCCAAGGAAGGGAAAGATGAGGTATATGATGACGTTGTATGACCAATACTAATGCTGCCGGACTCAATAAAGCTTATCACACATCTTTATTAACTTGAGCATGGAATCTGACCTGTATACCTTTTAAAGAGATCGCATATTAAGCCCCTTTGTCTACGAGGAAGCTGGATTTCTTTCTTATCAAGATTTTTGTTCCATGAATGCCTTTGTACAGAAAAGTTGCAACTTTATTACTCTTATTATCATTTCCACTAATGTAATTATGAAACCATCTTCAGGAAATCAGGAGCCAACACCAAAGTTTGAAGATTGAGCCAAAACTAGAAAGCCTCAATTGAAGAGAGCTCTCACTCTTCTATCCTCTTGAAGACTTGCGTTTTGTAGTATCCAGTTTAGCCATGACCAAATTGTTGGGCTATATAATGAccgttttcccttttttttttttttatttgccttaGTTTGACTCAACATTCAATTCAAGGCTGCCATCACTCTTCTAAAGGTCAGCCTCGTAGTGATCAAGGATACTGAGTTAGCTTGAGAAGGGTGGGAATGATATAAGAATATCATAATTGAAGAATTTTGAGAGaagtctttttcttttcttaatcttACCAGCAGTATGTTTGTACAATAAATAGGGAAGAGAAGAAGCTAACCTACTGACcctcaaaacaataaataaatactagatAGGAAAGTATCCTGCACTAAACTAGAAATCAATAATCTAGAGAATCTGGATAGTAAATACTAGATTCTCTTTCCTAAACCATATATACTAATACTTCTCTAAGATTCTAACTGATTTTGAGACTGATTTCCACACTCCCCCTCAAGCTGGGTTGTATATGTTATACATGCCCAACTTGTGACTCAATTCCTCAAAATTAGTTCTTGGTAGAGCTTTGGTGAGGATGTCTGCAATCTGAGATTTTGTTGGAGTGTAGATGAGGTTAACAATGTTCTTCTCAATCTTTTATGTGATGAAGTGTCGATCTATTTCAATGTGCTTTGTCCTGTTATGATGAACTGGATTCTTTGCTATGCTTATGGCTGCTTGATTATCACAATGCATCTGGATAGGTGTCAATGATTCCATGCCAAGTTCCTTAAGTAATCTTTGTATCCACATCCCTTCACAGATACCAAGAGCTAGAGCTCTCAGCTCAGATTCTGCACTGCTTCTAAATACCACATGTTGTTTCTTGCTTTTCCAAGTTACTAGATTTCCCTAAACATAGGAGCAATATCCAGAAGTAGATCTCCTATCTATAATATTTCCTGCCCAGTCTGCATCTGTGTAGATTTCAATATTTCTGTTGTCACATTTCTTGTATAGAAGGCCTCTACCAGGAGTCATTTTTAGGTACCTCAAGATTCTATTAACTGTTGCCATATGATCTTCTGTCGGGTTGTTCATGAATTGGCTTACAAAACTGACAGCAAAGCCAATATCAGGTCTGATATGTGAGGGATAGATGAGTCGACCCACAAGTCTTTGATATCTCCCCCTATCCACTGGTATACTATTATTTTCTGCTCCTATCTTCTTTGTTGAATCCATTGGAGTGTCTGCAGGTTTGCATCCAAGCAttcctgttttttttagtaGATCCAAAACATATTTTCGTTGAGAAACATATATACCTTTCCTTGACCGTGCCACTTCCATGCCAAGGAAGTATTTGAGATACCCAAGGTCTTTGATCTCAAATTCCTTGGCTAAAAGTTTCTTCAGTCTCACCAATTCTTCCTCATAATCCCCGGTTAAGATGATGTCATCCACATATACTATTAGGATTGCTATTTCCTTTTCTGGAGAGGTTTTTACAAACAGTGTGTTGTCTGTTTGGCATTGGGAATATCTATACTATGCTACTGTCTTTGTAAATCTATCAAACCATGCCCGAGGGGATTGCTTGAGTCCATATAGTGATTTTTTCAGTCTGCATACTCTGTTGACGTTGGAGGATGTTTCTAGTCCTGGAGGAATCTCCATGTATACTTCTTCTACCAAGTCTCCATTAAGGAAAGCATTTTTGATGTCTAGTTAATGTAATGGCCAGTCTTGGTTAGCTGCTAG
This window contains:
- the LOC133673398 gene encoding uncharacterized protein LOC133673398 — encoded protein: MSFFGFSGSSLHSSSNASSSSMDFWFQNERMNFGYGWATPFALLVILIFHFSKRLFSSPPPPPLPPPPKRILVSSSPASTATDIGSSNYRISEIVSEADLKFLIEVLDEKLTEKESEKWENVTNKRNNLLAYTAKCFKPKDAPIKYLSVMVFENCTTEVLRDFYMDNDYRNQWDKTIVEHEQLQVDRTNGTEIGHTIKKFPLLTPREYVLAWRLWEGKDKTFYCFIKDCEHPLAARQKKFVRVKFFRSGWKISKVLGRNACEIKMFHQEDAGLNVEMAKLAFSRGIWSYVCKMNNALRKYSVISHPQTGPAVTAVSLIQKVPPELETMNSLVDTQATLTLTAPPGLVTGEAKEKKFPRPSRKIIGNGLLLLGGIICLSRGRSSLCAKVAMAYILTKLRKRDESSSQGRER